The proteins below come from a single Chryseobacterium bernardetii genomic window:
- a CDS encoding helix-turn-helix domain-containing protein, with amino-acid sequence MLVNLITKEDLKEFKTELLEDIKNLFNIKVSEQKLWLRSSEVKELLKISSGTLQNLRINGTLSYTRVGGTLYYNYKDIEKLLNGKG; translated from the coding sequence ATGTTAGTAAACCTCATCACAAAAGAAGACCTTAAAGAATTTAAAACTGAATTACTAGAAGACATTAAAAATCTATTTAATATCAAGGTTTCCGAACAGAAATTATGGTTACGTTCATCAGAGGTTAAAGAGCTTTTAAAAATCTCTTCCGGAACATTGCAAAACCTTCGTATTAATGGAACTCTGTCTTATACTCGTGTCGGAGGAACTTTATACTACAATTACAAAGACATTGAAAAATTACTAA